The region CGGCAGGAGGCCGGATCGTTGTGCCAGACCGACGTCCATGCGGGGTCAGTAGATTCCTCGGGCGCCGCCCAGCTTCGGTGCGATATTCCGATTCGGTGCTGCGGCGCCGCTCGGAATGACAGGGTTGGCAGAGGACCGTTGTGCGCAGTGATTCGTGAAATTCGGGTAAGGGCTCGGCGGCGACGGCACTCGCGTGACGAAAGCAGGCGTATGACCTGGGATTACCTGATCGTGGGCTCCGGGTTCGGCGGCAGCGTGAGCGCGCTGCGGCTGGTGGAGAAGGGGCACCGCGTCCTGATGCTGGAGAAGGGCCGCCGCTTCCGGCCCGAGGACTTCCCGCGCACCAACTGGCACCTGCGCCGCTGGCTGTGGATGCCGAAGCTGGGGCTGCGCGGGCCGTTCCAGATGAAGTTCCTGCGGCACATCACCGCGCTCTCGGGCGTGGGCGTGGGCGGCGGGTCGCTCGTGTACGCCAACACGCTGCAGGTGCCGGGCGACGGCTTCTTCGATTCGCCGACGTGGCGGCACCTGGGCGACTGGAAGGCGGAGCTGGGGCCCTGCTACGAGCGGGCGCGGCGGATGCTGGGCGTGGTCCCCTATCCCTACAAGACCTACCCGGACGAGGTGTTCGCCGAGCTGGCGCGCGACATCGGGCGCGAGGCCGACTTCCGCCCCAACGACGTGGCCGTCTTCTTCGGCCGGCCGGGGGTGACGGTGCCCGACCCCTACTTCGGCGGCGAGGGGCCGGAGCGCACCGGGTGCAACCAGTGCGGCGGCTGCATGCTGGGGTGCCGCCACGGGGCCAAGAACACGCTCGACAAGAACTACCTCTATCTCGCCGAGAAGCGCGGCCTGGAAGTGCTCCCCGAGCACGAGGCGGTGTGGGTGCGCCCGGTGGAGGGCGGCTACGAGGTGGAGGCGCTGGAGGGGCCGGCGCGCTGGTGGCGGCCGCGCCGGCGCCGCGTCTACCGCGCGAGGAACGTGGTCCTGGCCGGCGGGGTGCTGGGCACGGTGCCGCTGCTGCTCAGGCTGAAGGCGAGCCCCGCCGGGCTGCCGCGGCTCTCGGAGCGCCTAGGCGAGTTCGTGCGCACCAACTCCGAGGTGCTGATGGGGATCGTGAGCGAGCGGCGCGACCGGACGATGTCGGAGGGGGTCGCCATCACCTCGATCCTGCGCACCGACGAGCACTCCACGCTGGAGCCGGTGCGCTACCCCGACGGGGCGGGCTTCTTCCGGGTGCTGATGGCGCCGCACGGCCCCGGCGCCACGGCGTTCGAGCGGCTGTGGAACGCGCTGCGCTTCACCGTGCGCCACCCCTGGCGCTCGCTGAAGGCGTTCCTGGTGCCCGACTTCGCGCGCCACACCCTGATCCTGCTGTACATGCGCACCATCGACAGCCACCTGTCGCTCCGGCCGGGGCGGCTCTTCGGCGCGGTGAGGAGCGTGCTGGCCCACGGCGCCGCGCCCACGGCCGCCATCCCCGAGGCCACGGAGCTGGCCGAGCGCATCGCCGCCAAGACGCGCGGCTACCCGGCCAGCCTGGCCACGGAGACGGTGCTGGGGATTCCCACCACGGCGCACATCCTGGGCGGGTGCGTGATGGGCGATTCGGCCGCCACGGGCGTGATCGGCCCCGACCACCAGGTGTGGGGCTACCCGGGCCTGTACGTGGTCGACGGCTCGGCGGTCTCGGCCAACCCGGGCGTGAACCCGTCGCTCACCATCTGCGCCCTGGCCGAGCGCGCCATGGGACTGGTCCCGGCGAAGCGCCGTCATCACGAGCACGCCACCGCGAGCGCCGGGAGCGCGAACGCCCCGTGACGAGCGCCGGGACCGCGAGCGCCGGGATCGTGAGCGCCCCCGTGACGAGCGCCGGGATCGCGAGCGCCCCCGTGACGAGCGCCTGAAGACGCTCGCTGGAACTACGGAAAGCCTCGCCGGACGATGTCACGGGGAAGGTTCGGCGCAGCGAGGCTTCAACTGCACCCGGGGGCTGGCATCGGCTCGGACCGTCGAGATCGGCTCGTGAGATGCTCGGCAGGTCTCTCCCTCCACGTGCTTCGCCCGACGCGCGAATGGCCGCCCCCGCAGCCCGAAGGGCTTCCCGTAGTTTCAGCGAGCGTCTTCAGGCGCTCGTCTCGAGTGGCTCTCGCGTGTAGCGCATCGAAACAGCGCCGCGCCAGGTGTCGGCGCGCGAGCCGACGGCCCGACGCGCCTCGTCCCCGAAAACCCGCATCACGATTGGGATCGAGGCGGGATTGCGGTTCGGCATACGCGATGCATCCGTCGGCGGCGATTTCCGCGTCGTCCTGCGCGGCAGGGTGGACTTCCTCCAGCCGAGGCGGTGCTCATGCGCAGCACCCGTGTCCCGCTCGCCATCGCCTGCTCGCTCGCGCTCCTCTGTACCGGGTGCGAGTACCTCAGGCTGCTCCGTCCCAGCGTCGTCCGGCAGATCAACCCCCGCACCGCGCGGCTCGTCAACTACCTCCCGAAGGTCGACCACCCCAACGAGGCGCTCCTGGGGCGGCTCTTCGCCCACGGCGGGCTCTCGCGCGCGGAGGTGGGCGCCGACGGGGTGATGCGCAGCCGGCTGCGCGTGCGCATGCACGCCATGCTGTGGGAGCCGGCCGTCATCGTCCTCCCCCGTCCCGGCACGCTGGAGGTCGAGGTGGCCAACGAGGACGAGGGGGCGCACATCGCCTACTTCCCCGACGACGCGGCCGACCAGGTGCTGGTGCTCCCCGCGGGGAAGGCGGGGCGCGTGCGCGTAAACCTCGACGCGCCGGGGATGTACACCTTCGCCGACCCGATCTCCAACAACTCGGGGCAGGGGATGCTGGGGATCATCATCGTCGAGGGCGACGTGCCGCCCGAGGCACGCATCGCCCGCCCCCCACAGCGCCGGCCCGGCCAATGACCAGGACGCCCCCCCGCGCCGCGCCCGCCCGGCCGCGGCGCGCCCCGACCCCGCTCGCCCTCGCCGCCGCCCTCTGCCTCGCCGCCGCCTGCGGGCACCCGTGGGCCAACCTGCCGGTGAGCGAGCAGGCGCGGCCCAGCACCAGGCAGAACGCGCGGCTGCGCGGCTCCGCGCCCCCGGTGGCCGCGTCTGTCACCTACGAGCGCATCCTCCGCGCGCGCGAGGAGCCGCGGAACTGGCTCACCTACTTCGGCACCTACGACGGCCAGCGCTTCAGCGCGCTCGCCCAGGTCGACACGTCGAACGTGAAGCGGCTGCGCCCCGCCTGGATCTTCCAGCAGGGGGTGCTGGGGCTCATCGCCTCGCCCGCCACCTACGCCATGGAGGCCTCGCCGATCGTGGTGGACGGGGTGATGTTCGTCTCCGGCTACGACGGCTGGGTGTGGGCGCTGGACGCGGCCACCGGCGAGACGCTCTGGCAGTACCATCACCCGACGCCGGTGGACGTGCCGCTCTGCTGCGGCAACGTGAACCGCGGCGTGGCGGTGGCCGAGGGGAAGGTGTTCTTCGCCAGCGCCAACGCGCACCTGGTGGCGCTCGACGCGGTGACGGGCAGGCCCGTGTGGGAGACGGTGTTCGCCGACGTGAAGGCGGGCGAGAGCGCCACGGGGGCGCCGCTCGTGGTCAGGAACCTGGTGCTGGTGGGGAGCGCGGGGGGCGAGTACGGGGTGCGCGGCCACATCGACGCCATGGAGGTCGCCACCGGGCGGCGGGTGTGGCGGCGCTACAACGTCCCCGCGCCGGGCGAGCCGGGCTCGGAGACGTGGCCCGCGGGGAGCGACGCCTGGACGCGCGGCGGCGGCACCTCGTGGACCACGGGCACCTACGACGCCGAGCTGGACCTGGTCTACTGGGGGACGTCGAACCCGGGGCCCGACTTCGACGGGAGCGTGCGGCCGGGCGACAACCTCTACACCAGCTCCATCGTCGCCTTCCGGCCGGGCGACGGGCGGCTCGTCTGGCACTACCAGACCACGCCGCACGACGTGTGGGACTACGACGCCATCTCCGAGCCGATCCTCTTCGACCGGGGCGGGCGGCGGCTGGTGGCGCAGTTCAACAAGAACGGGCACCTGTACGTGCTGGACCGCGCCGACGGGCGCCCCGTGCACGTGACCCCCTACGCGCGCGTGACCTGGGCCGACGTGGACGAGCGCACCGGCGCGGTGACCGTGAAGCTCACCCCCAGCCGCGAGGGGACGCGCATCTGCCCCGGGCTGGCGGGGGCGAAGGAGTGGAACCACGCCGCCTACCACCCGGGCACCGGGCTCCTCTACGCGCCGGTGATCGAGCTGTGCGCCACCTACTTCCTGGCCGAGAGCGACTTCGAGGAGGGGCTGCAGTTCTGGGGCGGCTCCTTCATGCCCGACCCGCAGGGGATGTGGGGCGAGGTGAAGGCGGTGGACCCGGCGACGGGGCGCATCGCCTGGAGCTGGCGCGACCCCCACCCGGTGGTCTCGTCGGTGCTGGCGACGGCGGGCGGGCTGGTGTTCGTGGGCCGGGCCAGCGGCGAGCTGGCGGCGCTGCACGCGCGCACCGGCGAGCTGCTCTGGCAGTTCCAGACCGGGAGCGGGATCCACGGCAGCCCGGTCACCTACAGCGTGGGTGGGAAGCAGTACGTGGCCGTCCCCTCCGGCTGGGGCGCCGCCACCAAGGGCTTCGCCCCCGAGATGGCCGCAGCACCGCGCGGGGCGTCGATCGTCGTCTTCAGCCTGCCGTGAGGCCGGGCCGGACGGTCACGAGGGATCCAGGGACGATGGGGCCGGAGCGATCCGGCCCCTTCGTTGCGGGCATCAAATCATTGCAGGAAGGGATGTTTCGCCGCACTCTTCGTAGAGCGTCCGTTGCTGGTCCGTCCTCCGCCTGTCCGGCTCCCCGCCCATCCTGCCGCCGACGAAAGGAGCTCCACCGAACCCACATCCGCCGTTTCCGCTCGAATGGAGGATATCTTCATGCGCATCCCGCTCTCGCTCACCAGCTTGCTGGCGCTCGTCTCCTGCGCCCTCCCCATCCTTGGTCAGAACGCGACCGATCCGCACCTCGGCCACGCGAGGACGTACGCACAGTGCGAGGCCGCGTTCGGAGACATCCCCGAGCCCCAGTCGGGTTCCTTTATTCATTACGAGCTCGTCCGGATGCACCCGGCGAGCATCGACTCGCTGCGGCGGTTCCTGCGGGCGCACTGCTGGGAGCACGCCCTCCGGCGCTTTTTCGGCCCGGCGCGGGGAGCCGGTTTCGTCGACTGGGTCGTCTACATCGGCGCCGACGGCGAAGTTCACCAGGCGATCACGAAAGGCCTGGACGAAAGGGCGGAGTTCCGAGGCGAGAAGTACGTATGGGTGCTCGTGTTCTCCGATCTCGACCTGGTTCCCGGCGACACGGGGGCGCTGCGCCGCGACCTCTCCTTGAGCCGACGGTCGGTGAACTATCAGCGGGATCCGATGCTGGCGGCGCTCGTCAAGGCCCTCAGCTCGAAGTTCTTCTCGGCCGTGGAGCCACCGCGGGCCGCGGCGCTCCCGGACTCCAGCAAGTTCATCGAGCTGCGCCAGCTTTCGACGGATCCCGGGGGGAACGGCATGTACGTGGCCCTGGACCGCTGGGAGCTTTCGGAGAACGCGATGGTCGAGCTCGGGCTGGGGCCGTCCTCGCAGCGCGAGCTGCCCGGCCGCCTCCGGAGCGTGTACACGAACCTGGGCAACGCCTCGCAATCGCTCTGGGACGTGGGTATCACCGCGGGGTCGTCGTTCGGCCCGCGCAGAGAGGTGGTGGAAGGAACGCAGGTGACGGGCACGCGATCCGGCTTCCGGCCGAACCTCTACCTGACAGGCTACCTGAACTGGCCGCTGCGGCCGCGCCTTCCCTGGCGGCGCGTCTCCCTCGGACCGGCCTTCGGCTTCAACCTCGTGCAGGGCGCCCCCTTCGACGAGCTGATCCTCGGAGCGGCGGCGGGCCGGGTGCTGGGAGACGCGGGGGTCATCGTGGGGATCAGCGCGGTGAAGGTGACGGAGCTGGAGGAGCTGGAAGGGGTCCGCCGCCAGAGAGAAGAGCGCAAGATCACCTTCTTCGCCGGTGTGGACATGCGTCTCTGACGGCGGCTCGAGCCCCGGCGCGCCGTGTTCCAGCGCCCCGGCTCGTGATCGAGTCTTTCTTTCCCTCGAGCTCCTGAGACCGGGTTCCACCCGTCGCGCGCAACGCCAGAATCCCTCCCCTGCGGTTCGGGGAGGGACAGGCGCGGGGGGCCGCCGGCGCGGCGCCGGAGCCGGTGGAAGCAGCACGATCCCCAGTCCAGCAACCTCCCACAGCGCCTCCCGCCTCCGTCCCACACTCCTCCACCCGGCCTCGCGCAGCTTCTGGTACAGCGTACCCGGAGCCCCGGGTTGTGCCGTTTATCGAGAATGATTATTGATAAGCAGCGCAGGTCCGTGCGGGCTCAACCGGAAGGGAGCCGCCCTTGTCTCTCGGGATCACGCCGCTGTCGGTGTTCCTCTTCGCGCTGCTGACGGCGGTGGCGACGGGGCTGGGCGCGCTCCCGCTCCTCTTCGCGCGCAACCTGCCGCCGCGCTGGGTGGGGCTCGCGGGCGCGGCCGCCGCCGGGCTGATGGGGGGCGCCAGCCTGGGGCTCGTGTACGAGGGCGTGGGCCGCGGCGCGCTCAGGACGGCGCTGGGGATCGCGGTCGGGATCCTGGCGATCTCGGTGAGCCACCGCTGGCTGGAGGGGCGCCCGGTGCGCTGGGGCGAGCTGCGCGGCGCCGACGCGCGCCGCGTGCTCCTGCTCATGGGGGTGATGACGGCGCACTCCTTCAGCGAGGGGGTGGGAGTCGGCGTCTCCTTCGGCGGCGGCGAGGCGCTGGGGATCTTCATCACCCTGGCGATCGCGGTGCACAACATCCCCGAGGGGCTGGCGATCGCCCTGTCGATGGTGCCGCACGGCACGCCGGTGTGGAAGGCGTCGCTCTGGAGCGTCTTCTCCAGCCTCCCGCAGCCGCTGATGGCCCTTCCCGCCTTCCTGCTGGTGAGCGCCTTCGCCCCCGTGCTCCCGGTGGGGCTGGGCTTCGCCGCCGGCGCCATGGGGTGGATGATCGCCGCCGAGCTGATCCCCGAGGCGCTGCGCACCGCCGGCCGCGCCGCCGTGGCCGCCACCGCCGTCGTCGCCGCCGTGGCCATGCTCGGCTTCCAGGCGGCGTTGTAGGGCAGTTGATGAACCCGCACTCTGTCGTCAGGTGTGGCGAGCTACCGACGCAGGGGATCGGGGGAGAAAGGCCTCAGAGGCTAAATACCTTGCTGCAAGAGTTGAACGATCATTAAGCGAGAACTCTTGCATGCGAACGTCTCTCGCTACTACTCTTCCCCCTCCAATGTACTTTCGCCTAAGCGTAGGGAGTGAAACAATGACGTGTATTCAGCAGAATCTCCTTTGGATAGTATCTTTCGGGCTGCTTTTGGTTGGGATCCCTGTTGAAACTTCCGCCCAACGGATTGCATGTGATCCGACCGTGCGAGTATCTCCGGCTGACCCTCTGCGTTATACCTTCCGATATAACCGCTGCGAAGGCCGGTACAGTGGCGAACTATCTTCAGCATCTCCTATTCTCATAGCAGGTTTCGGAACTCCTGGGCCGGGTGCGAATTTCAGAAACGCCAGTTCGGTAAGAGTCGTGTGGCCGGTAATCCGTGCTGATTCAGTGGCTCTAAGACTAAGCTCAACTTGGCGCCCCGTTCACTATCAACTTGATACCCGACGTCCCGTTGAAAATCGCGTCTTCGAATGGTCAGCACTCATTCTTCAAAGACTTGGTCTCCGCAACCGCCATCTTGTAGGCGTAGCGTCATCCAAGATGCGGTTGCCTAATGGAAATACCTCGGTGCTAGTTCCTGTTCGTATTTCCCCAGATGGGGATGAGCCCAGTCCTCCATTCCATCTTACTCTTCTTCCTGGTCGACGCTTAAAGGAGATATATGTTACATTCTACGATAACGAGAAGACGCCGTTGGGACCGGTACGCCGACCACTGGGTTTTGGATACTATCCTGCGCATATACCCGTAGAGTATCCCCTGCCTGCGGATTTGCCGTCAGGGATTGTGACACTTGAGATCGAAGCTCTATTCGATCAGGGTAGCTCGACAATTCGAGCAGTGCTCTGGCTTCCCTAACTTTGGCTCACTTTCGTGCTCCTTCCCGATCACGATGCTAGTGGCTTCCAAACGCCACCTCAGCGGGGCCCTTCAGAATCGATATGGGAGGGTTACCGCCGCTCTGTCCAGCTTGGTCGCATCCTGCGTCACCGGATTCGTCAACTCGCTTCTGAAACTTCCGGCGGCCAATTGGCCGAGAGGGAGAAAATTGAGCAGATGGAACTCCTTTCTAAACTGCTCGAATTGCATAACCATGCCGTGCTCGGCCATCATCTGAAGCGTTTCGTGCTTGGTTGTTCTACTATCGTTATTTTTTCACTCCTCCTGCTGCTCTCAGTTCGGCGAGACGAAATGGAGGTATTTGCGCGAGTGGAGGCGACCGCCGCCCGTCTAACGCTGAAATCTACCGAAGTAATTCCTCTTGGGCTAAAAGCAGATAGCATTGGTGTAGCCGGATTCAACCTTTCACCTGTGGATATCGGCACATCTCAACGCCAGGCGCTGAGCGCAAGTGTTCCATTTCCTTCGCAGATTTTGGTATCGGGACATGGCGCTAAAATATTGGTAGACAGATTCGTTTTACCTGCGGCGACTGTCATGGAGGTTGAGCGTACAACATCCGGGATCGCGATTCGGCTTTGGTGCAGAAACGGATGTTCAAGTGGTGAGGTGTCGCTTACCGGGATACGACCGGTTTTGGGCACCGAAAAAGGTATAGGCTCTAGGGACCTTATTTTAGTCCCCGGCTCGAATGGTGCGGCCCTTGAATTGTTTGTGCAAGATAGTGCGATTGAATTTGCTAGTGAGGCGCGAATTCAGAAAATCGCGTTCCAAATAGAAGAACCACGGGGTCAAAATACGTGGGCAGCTAGTCCCGATGTATCTACAATCCGCAGTGGTGAGCTTCGGCTCGTAGATTTGAATGATCGAGCTGTTGGTCTGCCTAATTCCTCCCGTTTCTCGATGGCTGGAACGCAACTCTCACTCGCCAAACTTACGTTCGCGCCCGCCACGGGCATCTTTGTGGTGACTGGGCGAGCTCGCGACGTGCGAGTCAACTCGAAAGATCTTAAACCCACTCTGCTGGAATGGCTTTCAGTGCGACATCCAGTCAAGCTCTTGTGGATTAGCGCCTGTACTGTAATTCCGCTTGTAATCGCCGCTGTCAGATGGTTGATCGAGAGATCATGATGATGATTTCTTCTCCGGTGTGGCGAGGTATCTGTACCTTCTTAATGTCGGCCTTGCTGGCCGCTTTAGGGGCGTGCGTCCGCACCCCAAATCTTTATCAGATTGGTGGTCCAGCTCCTGAGAAGGCACTCACTGGACCGAATGCGGCTCAACAGTTGCTCGCCGCCGTCCGCGTCGAAATTTCTGAAGGCGAGCAAGGAACGCATAACCTACTAGCAGCCGGGTTCGTGATCGGTGCTCGTCGAGATAGCATTTTCATCCTTACCGCGAATCATCACGTGAGGCCAAATACAGGGCAGGTCTCTGCAATGTCAGTTCAGTTGGACGCCAAGCTGGAACCCACTCCCGCGTTTCACACTGACTGTTTCAATCGGGAACTTGACCTTGCTGTGGTAGGAGTGAAGCATCGTACGGAAAATCTGTCTGGGTATCACCTGCCTAGAATATTACTACTGGATTATCATAGCAGTATAGTTGCGCACAATACACGCGTCTTCAGTCTCGGGTGCCCGGATGGTGCGTGTTGGCGGTTACCCGATGAGGCTCACATTGCAGAAATCGACAGTTCCCGATTGCGTTTCCGTAGTTTTGTGATTGCACCG is a window of Longimicrobium sp. DNA encoding:
- a CDS encoding GMC family oxidoreductase — translated: MTWDYLIVGSGFGGSVSALRLVEKGHRVLMLEKGRRFRPEDFPRTNWHLRRWLWMPKLGLRGPFQMKFLRHITALSGVGVGGGSLVYANTLQVPGDGFFDSPTWRHLGDWKAELGPCYERARRMLGVVPYPYKTYPDEVFAELARDIGREADFRPNDVAVFFGRPGVTVPDPYFGGEGPERTGCNQCGGCMLGCRHGAKNTLDKNYLYLAEKRGLEVLPEHEAVWVRPVEGGYEVEALEGPARWWRPRRRRVYRARNVVLAGGVLGTVPLLLRLKASPAGLPRLSERLGEFVRTNSEVLMGIVSERRDRTMSEGVAITSILRTDEHSTLEPVRYPDGAGFFRVLMAPHGPGATAFERLWNALRFTVRHPWRSLKAFLVPDFARHTLILLYMRTIDSHLSLRPGRLFGAVRSVLAHGAAPTAAIPEATELAERIAAKTRGYPASLATETVLGIPTTAHILGGCVMGDSAATGVIGPDHQVWGYPGLYVVDGSAVSANPGVNPSLTICALAERAMGLVPAKRRHHEHATASAGSANAP
- a CDS encoding MSMEG_3727 family PQQ-associated protein, which codes for MRSTRVPLAIACSLALLCTGCEYLRLLRPSVVRQINPRTARLVNYLPKVDHPNEALLGRLFAHGGLSRAEVGADGVMRSRLRVRMHAMLWEPAVIVLPRPGTLEVEVANEDEGAHIAYFPDDAADQVLVLPAGKAGRVRVNLDAPGMYTFADPISNNSGQGMLGIIIVEGDVPPEARIARPPQRRPGQ
- a CDS encoding ZIP family metal transporter; this encodes MSLGITPLSVFLFALLTAVATGLGALPLLFARNLPPRWVGLAGAAAAGLMGGASLGLVYEGVGRGALRTALGIAVGILAISVSHRWLEGRPVRWGELRGADARRVLLLMGVMTAHSFSEGVGVGVSFGGGEALGIFITLAIAVHNIPEGLAIALSMVPHGTPVWKASLWSVFSSLPQPLMALPAFLLVSAFAPVLPVGLGFAAGAMGWMIAAELIPEALRTAGRAAVAATAVVAAVAMLGFQAAL
- a CDS encoding PQQ-dependent dehydrogenase, methanol/ethanol family, encoding MTRTPPRAAPARPRRAPTPLALAAALCLAAACGHPWANLPVSEQARPSTRQNARLRGSAPPVAASVTYERILRAREEPRNWLTYFGTYDGQRFSALAQVDTSNVKRLRPAWIFQQGVLGLIASPATYAMEASPIVVDGVMFVSGYDGWVWALDAATGETLWQYHHPTPVDVPLCCGNVNRGVAVAEGKVFFASANAHLVALDAVTGRPVWETVFADVKAGESATGAPLVVRNLVLVGSAGGEYGVRGHIDAMEVATGRRVWRRYNVPAPGEPGSETWPAGSDAWTRGGGTSWTTGTYDAELDLVYWGTSNPGPDFDGSVRPGDNLYTSSIVAFRPGDGRLVWHYQTTPHDVWDYDAISEPILFDRGGRRLVAQFNKNGHLYVLDRADGRPVHVTPYARVTWADVDERTGAVTVKLTPSREGTRICPGLAGAKEWNHAAYHPGTGLLYAPVIELCATYFLAESDFEEGLQFWGGSFMPDPQGMWGEVKAVDPATGRIAWSWRDPHPVVSSVLATAGGLVFVGRASGELAALHARTGELLWQFQTGSGIHGSPVTYSVGGKQYVAVPSGWGAATKGFAPEMAAAPRGASIVVFSLP